One region of Verrucomicrobiales bacterium genomic DNA includes:
- the glnD gene encoding [protein-PII] uridylyltransferase, protein MPSLLEIIQARAAEKLTLPPGTPVSEEEARFKNFLKVETARLKIRHRAGGGGLEICEARACLLDEVLRHLWLATRNTLSPQAQREFPPIALVAIGGYGRSELNPFSDIDIMVLHVGQVVAGSKPLPHLAKFLDGVLMPLFNLGLKVGHSVREVNDCVDVANANMQSKTSLIESRLVCGDEALFRRFHRTLLAKCVAGHEDDYIAARIEDQTNRRTRFGNSATMQEPHIKNGCGGLRDYQNLRWMSFFKYGTRSLQELEQRGMLSDLERRQLDAGYDFLLRVRTDLHYHSNRAVDVLTRSVQPAIATHLGYSDRSPSRRIEKFMGDYYTHSRNLYLITRNVEDRLAIRPKPRRSISLRSFLPLKKRTEELNIVDGFKFEEDGIRASSNRVFNDQPRRLMRVFLHAQQRGLKLHPDLSQLVRNNLRLVDRSFLKDPHVRESFLEILNHRGSVAPILRAMHETGLLGKYIPEFGKLTNLVQHEFFHQYTTDEHTLVCLEKLDALWKPGNPQDAAYSELFHSLEHPYVLYLALLLHDAGKVDHDGGHSDAGGKLAERVGRRLELDGSTTHTLRLIIEQHLTMAVVSQRRDLEDASVIRHFATVIQTIDNLSLLTLHTYVDSLATSDRLWNGFKDSLLWNLHNKTVTMLSGKTEFLMAEARQRELLKEAVSNLLPRTFAEEEISAHFAALPARYFRIHQPRQIATDVALSHRFMHKQLEEQDLALEPVLDWHNEPDRGLTRLRICTWDRPGLFSRIAGSFAASGINILSAQIFSRSDGMALDSFEVTSGRTGTVVTKEERVRFEELLLRSLSGEKVDFRGLMLRPSSGKKQDRTWLEGQSLPMQLRFDNETSEDNTIIDIETEDHLGLLYAIAEVFVILHLDIHLAKIVTEHGAALDSFYVTDEDGERVLSLHRQQYIEARLREAIGQLAP, encoded by the coding sequence GTGCCCAGTTTATTGGAAATCATTCAAGCGCGAGCTGCGGAAAAACTGACCCTTCCCCCGGGAACCCCGGTGTCCGAGGAGGAGGCCCGGTTTAAGAATTTCCTCAAGGTCGAGACCGCGCGCTTGAAGATCCGACATCGTGCGGGGGGAGGGGGACTCGAGATCTGCGAGGCGCGGGCCTGCTTGCTGGACGAGGTGCTTCGTCATCTCTGGTTGGCCACCCGCAACACCCTCTCGCCTCAGGCTCAACGGGAGTTTCCCCCCATCGCCCTCGTGGCGATCGGCGGCTACGGCCGATCCGAACTCAACCCGTTTAGCGACATCGACATCATGGTGCTGCACGTCGGTCAGGTCGTGGCTGGGAGCAAGCCACTGCCACACCTGGCGAAGTTTCTCGATGGGGTGTTGATGCCCCTGTTCAACCTGGGCTTGAAAGTCGGCCATTCCGTTCGGGAGGTGAACGATTGTGTCGATGTGGCCAACGCCAACATGCAGTCGAAGACGTCGCTGATCGAATCTCGGCTGGTGTGCGGAGATGAGGCGCTTTTTCGCCGGTTCCACCGCACCCTGCTGGCCAAATGCGTCGCCGGTCACGAGGACGACTACATCGCCGCCCGGATCGAGGATCAGACCAATCGGCGCACTCGCTTCGGCAATTCCGCGACCATGCAGGAGCCTCACATCAAGAACGGTTGCGGCGGACTGCGCGATTACCAAAACCTGCGCTGGATGTCCTTCTTCAAATACGGCACCCGCTCGCTCCAAGAGCTGGAACAGCGTGGGATGCTCTCGGACCTCGAGCGCCGCCAGCTCGATGCGGGCTACGACTTTCTGCTCCGGGTCCGAACGGACCTCCATTATCATTCGAATCGGGCGGTCGACGTTCTGACGCGCTCGGTGCAGCCTGCCATCGCCACCCATCTGGGCTATTCCGATCGATCTCCCAGCCGCCGGATTGAGAAGTTCATGGGCGACTACTACACCCATTCCCGCAACCTCTACCTGATCACTCGCAACGTCGAGGATCGGCTGGCGATCCGACCCAAGCCGCGCCGGAGCATTTCACTGCGCAGTTTTCTTCCGCTTAAGAAGCGAACCGAGGAGCTAAACATTGTCGATGGCTTCAAGTTCGAGGAGGATGGCATTCGCGCGAGCAGCAATCGGGTTTTCAACGATCAGCCCCGCCGCCTAATGCGCGTCTTTCTGCACGCTCAACAGCGTGGGCTCAAACTGCATCCCGACCTCTCGCAGCTGGTCCGCAACAACCTTCGGCTGGTCGACCGGTCGTTCCTGAAGGATCCGCACGTGCGCGAGAGCTTTTTGGAGATCCTGAACCATCGGGGCAGCGTGGCGCCCATTCTCCGCGCCATGCACGAGACCGGGCTGCTGGGGAAGTACATTCCGGAGTTTGGCAAGTTGACTAATCTGGTGCAGCACGAGTTCTTCCACCAATACACCACCGACGAGCACACCCTGGTCTGCCTGGAGAAGCTGGATGCGCTCTGGAAGCCTGGGAACCCCCAGGATGCGGCTTACTCGGAGCTGTTTCACAGCCTCGAGCATCCGTATGTGCTGTATTTGGCGCTTCTGCTTCACGATGCCGGCAAGGTGGATCACGATGGAGGTCACTCCGACGCCGGTGGGAAGTTGGCCGAGCGGGTGGGGCGCCGTCTTGAATTGGATGGATCGACGACCCACACCCTGCGCCTGATCATCGAGCAGCACCTGACCATGGCGGTCGTCTCTCAACGGCGCGATTTGGAGGACGCCTCGGTGATTCGCCATTTTGCCACCGTGATCCAAACGATCGACAATCTCTCGCTGCTCACCCTCCACACTTATGTCGATTCCTTGGCCACCAGCGACCGGCTTTGGAATGGGTTCAAAGACTCTCTGCTGTGGAACCTTCACAACAAGACCGTGACGATGCTTTCCGGCAAGACCGAGTTTCTGATGGCTGAGGCACGTCAGCGCGAGCTGCTCAAGGAGGCAGTGTCGAATCTGCTCCCGCGTACCTTTGCCGAGGAGGAGATCAGCGCCCATTTTGCCGCGCTGCCCGCTCGCTATTTCCGAATTCATCAGCCGCGCCAAATCGCCACCGACGTGGCCCTCAGCCACCGGTTCATGCACAAGCAGCTCGAGGAGCAGGACCTTGCGCTTGAGCCTGTCCTGGACTGGCACAACGAGCCGGACCGTGGCTTGACCCGTCTCCGCATCTGCACCTGGGACCGCCCTGGCCTTTTCAGCCGCATTGCAGGCTCCTTCGCCGCCTCCGGCATCAACATTCTCAGCGCTCAGATTTTTAGTCGGAGCGACGGGATGGCGCTGGACTCCTTCGAAGTCACCAGCGGACGCACCGGCACCGTGGTTACCAAGGAGGAGCGGGTCCGCTTCGAGGAGCTCCTGTTACGCTCGCTCAGCGGGGAGAAGGTCGATTTCCGTGGGTTGATGCTCCGTCCCTCGTCCGGCAAAAAGCAGGATCGCACCTGGCTCGAGGGACAATCCTTGCCCATGCAGCTGCGGTTCGACAACGAGACCTCCGAGGACAACACCATCATCGACATCGAAACCGAAGATCACCTCGG